A genomic region of Micromonospora sp. NBRC 110009 contains the following coding sequences:
- a CDS encoding zinc-ribbon domain-containing protein — protein sequence MAGDIRGVIGYCRAMFFIFGLRTKVARSGVVTEVCRTCGSQAAQVITRRATKFTLFFVPLIPVRTRWTKQCSFCGAQYDLSRAEAERLPVG from the coding sequence GTGGCAGGTGATATTCGCGGCGTCATTGGGTACTGCCGGGCGATGTTCTTCATCTTCGGGCTCCGGACCAAGGTCGCCCGGTCCGGCGTCGTCACCGAGGTCTGCCGCACCTGCGGCAGCCAGGCGGCCCAGGTCATCACCCGGCGGGCCACGAAATTCACCCTCTTCTTCGTCCCGCTGATCCCGGTGCGTACCCGCTGGACGAAGCAGTGCAGCTTCTGCGGGGCCCAGTACGACCTCTCCCGCGCCGAGGCCGAGCGCCTCCCGGTCGGCTGA
- a CDS encoding YciI family protein, which translates to MKYMMLVCTDTEPDKNPDAAPDIEKWVAERDGSGQRVTGSRFAPPAAATTVRVRDGELLLSDGPFAETKEVIVGFDLLECADLDEAIEVARAHPMAYAGRIELRPLVD; encoded by the coding sequence ATGAAGTACATGATGCTCGTCTGCACCGACACCGAGCCGGACAAGAACCCTGACGCCGCGCCCGACATCGAGAAGTGGGTGGCCGAGCGGGACGGCAGCGGCCAGCGCGTGACCGGCAGCCGGTTCGCGCCCCCGGCCGCGGCCACCACCGTCCGGGTACGCGACGGCGAGCTGCTGCTCAGCGACGGCCCGTTCGCCGAGACCAAGGAGGTGATCGTGGGCTTCGACCTGCTGGAGTGCGCCGACCTCGACGAGGCGATCGAGGTGGCCCGCGCCCACCCGATGGCGTACGCGGGGCGCATCGAGCTGCGCCCGCTGGTGGACTGA
- a CDS encoding winged helix-turn-helix domain-containing protein: MRDVLYLEERQQAEALLKPQRIEVLRQLAEPRTCTEIAARLDQTPQRVYYHVKQLVAAGLVEQVSTRKVRGISEGIYQAAARSYWLSPRLVGRIGGARRAQDELSLGYLLDLMEEVQADIAALDRSAPELPSIGVSGEIRVPAERRQEFLHDLQTTLQDLFTRYGGAEGDAFKLAVACYPKGDDRE; the protein is encoded by the coding sequence ATGAGAGACGTCCTGTACCTGGAAGAGCGCCAGCAGGCCGAAGCCCTGCTCAAGCCGCAGCGCATCGAGGTGCTGCGGCAGCTCGCCGAGCCCCGCACCTGCACCGAGATCGCCGCCCGGCTGGACCAGACGCCGCAGCGCGTCTACTACCACGTCAAGCAACTGGTCGCGGCCGGCCTGGTCGAGCAGGTCTCGACCCGCAAGGTGCGCGGCATCAGCGAGGGCATCTACCAGGCTGCCGCCCGGTCGTACTGGCTCTCGCCCCGCCTCGTCGGGCGGATCGGCGGGGCCCGCCGCGCGCAGGACGAGCTGAGCCTGGGCTACCTGCTCGACCTGATGGAGGAGGTCCAGGCCGACATCGCCGCGCTGGACCGCAGCGCGCCGGAACTGCCCTCGATCGGGGTGTCCGGCGAGATCCGGGTGCCGGCCGAGCGCCGGCAGGAGTTCCTGCACGACCTGCAGACGACGCTGCAGGACCTGTTCACGCGCTACGGGGGCGCCGAGGGGGACGCCTTCAAACTCGCCGTGGCGTGCTATCCGAAAGGTGACGACCGTGAGTGA
- a CDS encoding SRPBCC family protein: MSEPLTVRARLAAPVDAVRRALTDPAELRVWLAEHAEVELPDRYEFWGRYTPEGDAPHQRLRHADERTLRFAWTLDGVETTTEFELTPGGEDTVLTLRQSHFDFAEAMSGSSIRGALQTFWALSIANLAAHVEGKPLLPRTDFTSAELRAELLIDAPVERVWTSLTDSEQASAWFGFPIGIEPWVGGRYAMGGFESGYAAKVIDLEPGRKISVDWGPTGVSNWELAGSGGKTRLTLVQSGFDEGNPPYAAWTGTVAGLYELRRFHEVPDWQPIWLSEELPTSA; encoded by the coding sequence GTGAGTGAACCGCTGACCGTCCGTGCCCGTCTCGCCGCCCCGGTGGACGCCGTACGCCGCGCCCTGACCGACCCCGCCGAGCTGCGCGTCTGGCTCGCCGAGCATGCCGAGGTCGAGTTGCCGGACCGCTACGAGTTCTGGGGCCGCTACACCCCCGAGGGTGACGCCCCGCACCAGCGGCTGCGCCACGCCGACGAGCGCACGCTGCGCTTCGCCTGGACGCTCGACGGCGTGGAGACCACCACCGAGTTCGAGCTGACGCCCGGCGGGGAGGACACCGTGCTCACCCTGCGGCAGAGCCACTTCGACTTCGCCGAGGCGATGAGCGGCAGCAGCATCCGCGGCGCGCTGCAGACCTTCTGGGCGCTGTCGATCGCCAACCTCGCCGCCCACGTCGAGGGCAAGCCGTTGCTGCCCCGCACCGACTTCACCTCCGCCGAGCTGCGCGCCGAGCTGCTGATCGACGCTCCGGTGGAGCGGGTGTGGACGTCCCTGACCGACTCGGAGCAGGCCAGCGCCTGGTTCGGGTTCCCGATCGGCATCGAGCCCTGGGTCGGCGGCCGATATGCCATGGGCGGCTTCGAGTCCGGGTACGCGGCCAAGGTGATCGACCTGGAGCCCGGCCGGAAGATCTCCGTCGACTGGGGACCGACCGGCGTCAGCAACTGGGAGCTGGCCGGGTCCGGCGGGAAGACGCGGCTGACCCTCGTGCAGAGCGGGTTCGACGAGGGCAACCCCCCGTACGCGGCGTGGACCGGCACCGTGGCCGGGCTGTACGAGCTGCGCCGCTTCCACGAGGTGCCGGACTGGCAGCCGATCTGGCTGTCCGAGGAGCTACCGACCAGCGCCTGA
- a CDS encoding class I SAM-dependent methyltransferase codes for MSLTDREQGAAGAPATPPAGGRRSGPTVADVVRAVTTRDLPIRITGYDGSAVGPADAGITLAIHSERGLSYLLTAPGDLGMARAYVSGDLGLEGVHPGDPYEAFKVLKDELQLRMPSVGEALTLVRGLGWERLMPPAPPPQEAAPRWKRVLNGLRHSRSRDSSAISHHYDVSNAFYEKVLGPSMTYTCAVFHSPDDTLEEAQRAKYDLVAGKLALKPGMRLLDVGCGWGGMVRHAAREYGVKALGVTLSKAQAEWARAAIEREGLGDLAEVRHLDYRDAPREQFDAISSIGLTEHIGVRNYPAYFGALRGRLKPGGRLLNHCITRADNRAPHRSGAFIDRYVFPDGELAGPGRLISEIHDAGLEVHHEENLRQHYALTLAGWCRNLVEHWDFCVNEVGPGTARVWGLYMAGSRMAFERNDIQLHQVLATQNGPQGVNGYPLRPDWTP; via the coding sequence ATGAGTTTGACCGACCGAGAACAGGGGGCGGCCGGCGCCCCGGCCACCCCGCCGGCGGGCGGCCGGCGCAGCGGGCCGACCGTGGCGGACGTGGTCCGCGCGGTCACCACCCGCGACCTCCCCATTCGCATCACCGGGTACGACGGCAGCGCCGTCGGCCCGGCCGACGCCGGGATCACCCTGGCGATCCACTCCGAGCGGGGCCTGTCCTACCTGCTCACCGCCCCGGGTGACCTGGGCATGGCCCGGGCGTACGTGAGCGGCGACCTGGGCCTGGAGGGCGTGCACCCGGGCGACCCGTACGAGGCGTTCAAGGTGCTCAAGGACGAGCTGCAGCTGCGCATGCCGTCGGTGGGCGAGGCGCTGACCCTGGTCCGGGGGCTCGGCTGGGAGCGGCTGATGCCGCCGGCGCCCCCGCCGCAGGAGGCCGCGCCGCGGTGGAAGCGGGTGCTGAACGGGCTGCGCCACTCCCGGTCCCGGGACAGCAGCGCGATCTCCCACCACTACGACGTCTCGAACGCCTTCTACGAGAAGGTGCTCGGCCCGTCGATGACGTACACCTGCGCGGTCTTCCACAGCCCGGACGACACCCTGGAGGAGGCGCAGCGGGCCAAGTACGACCTGGTCGCCGGCAAGCTCGCGCTCAAGCCGGGGATGCGGCTGCTCGACGTCGGGTGCGGCTGGGGCGGCATGGTCCGGCACGCGGCCCGCGAGTACGGCGTCAAGGCGCTCGGCGTGACCCTGTCGAAGGCGCAGGCCGAGTGGGCGCGGGCGGCCATCGAGCGGGAGGGGCTGGGTGACCTGGCCGAGGTGCGGCACCTGGACTACCGGGACGCCCCGCGCGAGCAGTTCGACGCGATCTCCTCGATCGGGCTGACCGAGCACATCGGGGTGCGCAACTACCCGGCGTACTTCGGGGCGCTGCGCGGCCGGCTCAAGCCGGGCGGGCGGCTGCTCAACCACTGCATCACCCGCGCCGACAACCGCGCCCCGCACCGGTCCGGCGCGTTCATCGACCGGTACGTCTTCCCGGACGGCGAGCTGGCCGGGCCGGGCCGGCTGATCAGCGAGATCCACGACGCCGGGCTGGAGGTGCACCACGAGGAGAACCTGCGCCAGCACTACGCGCTGACCCTGGCCGGCTGGTGTCGCAACCTGGTGGAGCACTGGGACTTCTGCGTCAACGAGGTCGGGCCGGGCACCGCCCGGGTGTGGGGCCTCTACATGGCGGGTTCCCGGATGGCCTTCGAGCGCAACGACATCCAGCTGCACCAGGTGCTCGCCACCCAGAACGGCCCGCAGGGGGTGAACGGCTACCCGCTGCGGCCCGACTGGACGCCCTGA
- a CDS encoding RNA polymerase sigma factor, translating into MTDAVGVVAAAGAEAYPRIVATLIRVTGDWTLAEDCAQEALAAALERWPRDGVPGNPGGWLMTTARNRAVDVLRRATVERRKLRDLALLTDPEPTPTEGDVVDDRLRLIFTCCHPALALEARVALTLRTVAGVPTADIARAFLVSESTMTRRLTRAKTKIAAAGVPYRVPTGPALVERLPGVLAVLYLLFTRGYDADGEPAFAAEAVRLARLLDQLMPEQPEVAGLLALVLLHHSRRAARRDADGNLLTLDEQDRARWDRTAVAEGVALLDRAGHGPYALQARIAACHATAPTAADTDWPAIAGCYDELARLRPTPVVRLNRAVAHGYAYGPRPGLALLAEARAGGALDGYPPALAAEAELTARLGDRVRGAALFRSAAEAVRSEPERRALLRRAADLA; encoded by the coding sequence ATGACGGACGCGGTCGGGGTGGTCGCCGCCGCGGGTGCCGAGGCGTACCCGCGGATCGTGGCCACCCTGATCCGCGTCACCGGCGACTGGACCCTCGCCGAGGACTGCGCCCAGGAGGCCCTGGCGGCGGCGCTGGAGCGGTGGCCCCGGGACGGCGTACCGGGGAATCCCGGCGGCTGGCTGATGACGACCGCCCGGAACCGGGCCGTCGACGTGCTGCGCCGGGCCACCGTGGAACGCCGCAAGCTGCGCGACCTGGCGCTGCTCACCGACCCGGAGCCGACGCCGACGGAGGGGGACGTGGTGGACGACCGGTTACGGCTCATCTTCACCTGCTGCCACCCGGCGCTGGCCCTGGAGGCCCGGGTCGCGCTGACCCTGCGCACCGTGGCCGGCGTCCCCACCGCCGACATCGCCCGCGCCTTCCTGGTCAGCGAGTCGACCATGACCCGCCGGCTCACCCGGGCCAAGACGAAGATCGCCGCGGCCGGCGTCCCCTATCGGGTGCCGACCGGGCCCGCGCTGGTCGAGCGCCTCCCGGGTGTCCTGGCCGTGCTCTACCTGCTCTTCACCCGGGGGTACGACGCCGACGGCGAGCCGGCCTTCGCCGCCGAGGCGGTCCGGCTGGCCCGGCTGCTCGACCAGCTCATGCCCGAGCAGCCGGAGGTGGCCGGCCTGCTCGCCCTGGTCCTGCTGCACCACTCCCGCCGGGCGGCCCGCCGCGACGCCGACGGCAACCTGCTCACCCTCGACGAGCAGGACCGCGCCCGCTGGGACCGGACCGCCGTGGCGGAGGGCGTCGCGCTGCTGGACCGGGCCGGCCACGGCCCGTACGCCCTCCAGGCCCGGATCGCCGCCTGCCACGCCACCGCCCCGACCGCCGCCGACACCGACTGGCCGGCCATCGCCGGCTGCTACGACGAGTTGGCCCGACTCCGTCCCACCCCGGTCGTCCGGCTCAACCGGGCGGTGGCCCACGGGTACGCGTACGGTCCCCGGCCCGGCCTGGCCCTGCTCGCCGAGGCCCGGGCGGGCGGCGCGCTGGACGGCTACCCGCCGGCCCTGGCTGCGGAGGCCGAGCTGACCGCCCGCCTCGGCGACCGGGTACGCGGCGCGGCGCTGTTCCGGTCGGCGGCCGAGGCGGTGCGCTCCGAACCGGAACGGCGGGCGCTGCTGCGCCGGGCCGCCGACCTGGCGTGA